One region of Flavobacterium pisciphilum genomic DNA includes:
- a CDS encoding alpha/beta hydrolase family protein, which produces MSLFFNTKKIFCCIYNFRVLNLILLLFAYTLSGQVKLKKNITVSDYSKWGTLMNQSLSKKGDWASYCMKYDDVPDTLFVKSVENKISFQFPNANEGMFINEKLFIFLDKARSLHLLDLEKGTLIQLDSIQKYSISADNRYLITLEQNKKEDLLSVRNFEGKILEMIVGVKEYKMNNFGNALVGFIDNQEIKSVLLIKLGAVISKFKILEGSQEIYSNLTWSESSGSFAFLAQNSKQNQNKLFHYLVKQNKLSEFIPQSTEDFPEGFQVSAIPNTLTISPDNSRLIFNIYKTLKSEILDPVQIWNTNDAVVYSEKMHSGELDNTLITVSWQPQNARFLKITDKDRPYCTLNSSKDFALVFGFNKGKPQYGENRKVDYYVADLRKGSQHLLLEDHLMGLHNTSMSPKGTYIAYLMNNEWWVYDFKTKVKIKLANTDNRNFENIEYAQEKKSYGIGGWSSDEKYILLYDRFDIWKASIDGKKTSKITRGSEKKIKFRTVPDDKKVFFPNSGNIAQEVDLDKPITLSATGENQTGFFLLSPRGELKEISYGKSLHSKISKSINADKFIYITQSYDSPPSLVYLNSNTQEKKLVFQSNMHHFNYNWGRQEFIKYTNSANEELNGTLYYPFNYDATSKYPMLVFVYEELSYRNLYYTNPSRYNLTGFNLSSLTAAGYFVLMPDIKYKIGDTGFSAVDCVLAATKKVIESGIIDKERIALMGQSFGGYETNFIVTQTNLFKTAISGVSIFDLERMYLSISESAGKPELWRFESQQWRMGTSLFEGRENYERNSPSTYVESINTPMLIWSGAEDRQVNPDQSVALYLALRRLEKKGILLMYPTESHSLMLKKSQIDLYNRLNDWLAFYLKNEPPPDWIKKGLQ; this is translated from the coding sequence ATGAGTCTATTTTTCAATACAAAAAAGATTTTCTGCTGCATTTACAATTTTAGAGTTTTAAATCTTATTTTATTACTATTCGCTTATACCTTAAGCGGTCAGGTAAAATTAAAAAAGAATATAACAGTTTCTGATTACAGTAAGTGGGGCACTTTGATGAATCAATCACTTTCAAAAAAAGGAGATTGGGCTTCTTACTGCATGAAGTATGACGACGTCCCAGACACACTTTTCGTGAAAAGCGTCGAAAATAAAATCAGCTTTCAATTCCCTAATGCAAATGAAGGTATGTTTATTAATGAAAAGCTTTTCATTTTTTTAGACAAAGCAAGATCACTGCATTTACTTGATTTAGAAAAAGGAACACTTATACAACTAGATAGTATCCAGAAATATTCTATCTCAGCAGATAATCGATATCTAATAACATTAGAACAAAACAAAAAGGAAGACTTGTTGTCGGTAAGAAATTTTGAAGGCAAAATTCTAGAGATGATTGTAGGGGTTAAGGAATACAAAATGAATAATTTTGGTAATGCTTTGGTTGGCTTTATTGATAACCAAGAGATTAAAAGTGTTTTGTTAATTAAACTTGGCGCAGTGATTTCAAAATTTAAAATTTTGGAAGGAAGCCAGGAAATTTATTCCAATTTGACTTGGAGCGAAAGCAGCGGCTCTTTTGCATTTTTGGCTCAAAACAGTAAACAAAACCAAAACAAGTTATTTCATTATTTGGTTAAGCAAAATAAACTTTCAGAATTTATTCCTCAGAGTACAGAGGACTTCCCTGAGGGATTTCAAGTAAGCGCAATACCTAATACTTTAACCATCTCCCCAGACAACAGCCGTTTGATATTCAATATTTATAAAACGCTCAAATCTGAAATTCTCGATCCGGTCCAAATTTGGAACACGAATGATGCAGTTGTCTACTCAGAGAAAATGCATTCAGGAGAATTAGACAATACGCTTATTACAGTTTCATGGCAGCCTCAAAACGCAAGATTTCTAAAAATAACAGACAAGGACAGACCTTACTGTACTCTGAACAGTTCAAAAGATTTTGCCTTGGTCTTTGGCTTTAACAAGGGCAAACCACAATATGGTGAAAATCGAAAAGTAGACTACTATGTTGCAGATCTTCGAAAAGGTAGTCAGCATCTGCTTCTCGAAGATCATCTAATGGGCCTGCACAACACCAGTATGTCGCCCAAAGGCACATACATTGCTTACTTAATGAATAATGAATGGTGGGTCTATGATTTTAAGACAAAAGTTAAAATAAAACTTGCCAATACAGACAACCGAAATTTTGAAAACATAGAATATGCTCAGGAAAAAAAATCATATGGCATAGGTGGCTGGAGCTCCGATGAGAAATATATACTGCTGTATGACCGTTTTGATATTTGGAAAGCATCTATAGACGGAAAAAAAACTTCAAAAATAACCAGAGGTAGCGAAAAAAAAATAAAATTCAGAACAGTACCTGATGACAAGAAAGTTTTTTTTCCTAATTCAGGGAATATTGCCCAGGAAGTAGACTTAGACAAACCAATTACACTATCCGCTACAGGTGAAAATCAAACTGGTTTTTTTCTACTTTCTCCCAGAGGAGAGCTCAAAGAAATTAGCTATGGTAAATCTTTACATTCCAAAATATCAAAATCCATTAATGCTGATAAATTTATATACATAACTCAGTCCTATGACTCTCCTCCTAGTCTCGTTTATCTAAACTCTAACACACAGGAAAAAAAACTGGTCTTCCAAAGTAATATGCATCATTTTAATTATAATTGGGGCAGACAGGAATTCATAAAGTACACAAATTCAGCAAATGAGGAGTTGAATGGAACTTTGTATTATCCTTTTAATTATGACGCTACAAGTAAATATCCAATGCTTGTATTCGTATATGAAGAACTCAGCTATAGGAATCTATATTATACCAATCCTTCTCGATATAATTTGACAGGATTTAATCTCTCGTCCCTCACAGCAGCAGGCTATTTTGTTTTAATGCCTGACATTAAATATAAAATCGGTGACACTGGTTTCTCCGCTGTCGATTGTGTACTGGCTGCGACTAAAAAAGTAATAGAATCAGGAATAATAGACAAAGAAAGGATAGCATTGATGGGACAATCCTTCGGTGGTTATGAGACTAATTTTATCGTTACTCAAACTAATCTCTTTAAGACAGCTATTTCAGGAGTGTCAATTTTTGATTTGGAAAGGATGTATTTATCAATAAGTGAAAGTGCAGGAAAACCTGAATTATGGAGATTTGAATCACAGCAGTGGAGAATGGGTACTTCCTTATTTGAAGGAAGAGAAAATTATGAACGAAATTCTCCGTCAACTTATGTGGAAAGTATAAATACTCCAATGTTAATTTGGTCTGGAGCTGAAGACAGGCAGGTTAATCCTGATCAAAGTGTTGCATTATATCTTGCGTTAAGAAGATTGGAGAAAAAAGGCATTTTACTTATGTATCCAACAGAATCACACTCTTTAATGCTAAAAAAAAGCCAGATTGATTTATATAATCGTCTTAATGATTGGCTGGCTTTTTATTTAAAAAACGAGCCTCCACCAGATTGGATTAAAAAAGGATTACAATAA
- a CDS encoding DUF6520 family protein, with translation MKVLSIKLLLPVAAFVLASAGAVSTSNSVSAIKTTDVQGWKRIAPSNCEPVRECNNISEAFCVDASNNQMYGKPTPASDCTELLTHQP, from the coding sequence ATGAAAGTTTTATCAATTAAATTACTTCTGCCAGTGGCTGCTTTTGTACTGGCTTCTGCAGGAGCAGTGAGCACCAGCAACTCAGTGAGTGCTATCAAGACTACAGATGTTCAGGGGTGGAAAAGAATCGCACCTTCTAACTGTGAGCCTGTACGTGAGTGTAATAATATAAGCGAAGCTTTTTGTGTTGATGCATCCAATAATCAAATGTATGGAAAACCAACACCTGCTTCCGATTGTACTGAATTGCTTACGCATCAGCCTTAA
- a CDS encoding MauE/DoxX family redox-associated membrane protein produces MRLNMKPGFKKYAVEVICILYILLFVYAAVSKLLDFENFQVQLGQSPLISSFAVYLAFLVPTAETLIAVLLAVPKFRKAGLYAGFGLMFMFSIYIYLILNYSSYIPCSCGGILEKMNWDQHFYFNIFFSVLAFIALHCLETDALGFYKRITVSIVSCIILMVGLYIRSDELAHKQNNFTRIFPPFPATREAAHNLKAKNYYFAGQNGDQVYLGNSTAPAIITEVRTDFGKIRTYHFQISDTLFRFLNIKLKVMPPYFFVYDGKVPCIFRGRLDKLKAELQTAKIPGFTKASIIDSSTFIIRNLNNKRENLLSLLDISSSKLQPSYELLQKQSDGLFDTDGILQYSKETGKFVYLYYYRNEYIVTDDKLKLLHRGNTIDTTSKASLKIEYIKSKNQRTFSNPPLLVNRLSTLHRNLLFVNSMLPGRFEGKKMWQNANVIDVYDILNKSYVMSFYIYKVDGEKIDDMIATDSHIYIITGSKMVSYKFSDLLKNKIKF; encoded by the coding sequence ATGAGACTGAATATGAAACCGGGATTTAAAAAATATGCAGTAGAAGTTATCTGTATCCTTTATATACTTCTTTTTGTATATGCGGCTGTCAGCAAGCTGTTGGATTTTGAAAACTTTCAAGTTCAATTAGGGCAATCTCCTTTAATTAGTTCATTTGCAGTTTATCTGGCATTTCTTGTACCTACGGCAGAAACACTTATAGCTGTTCTTTTAGCAGTGCCTAAATTCAGAAAAGCAGGTTTATATGCGGGGTTTGGACTAATGTTTATGTTCTCAATTTATATTTATTTAATCTTAAATTACAGTTCCTATATCCCTTGTTCCTGTGGAGGAATTTTGGAAAAAATGAACTGGGACCAGCATTTTTATTTCAATATTTTTTTCTCCGTTCTTGCCTTCATCGCATTACATTGCTTGGAAACAGACGCATTAGGTTTCTATAAAAGAATTACAGTCTCTATTGTTTCTTGTATTATTCTAATGGTTGGACTTTATATACGATCAGATGAGTTAGCACATAAACAGAATAATTTTACCCGAATATTTCCTCCATTTCCTGCTACTCGTGAAGCGGCTCATAATCTAAAAGCCAAGAATTATTATTTTGCAGGCCAGAACGGAGATCAAGTATATCTGGGAAACTCTACGGCGCCAGCAATAATAACCGAAGTTCGTACAGATTTTGGTAAAATACGGACTTATCATTTTCAAATTTCAGATACTCTTTTTAGATTTCTGAATATAAAGCTAAAAGTGATGCCGCCTTACTTTTTTGTATATGATGGTAAAGTTCCGTGCATTTTTAGAGGAAGACTTGATAAGTTAAAAGCTGAATTGCAGACAGCAAAGATACCCGGATTTACAAAAGCTTCCATTATAGATTCTTCCACATTTATAATTCGGAATCTGAACAATAAAAGGGAAAATTTACTTTCGCTATTGGATATATCGAGTTCTAAGTTACAGCCTTCATATGAGTTGCTCCAAAAGCAGTCTGATGGTCTCTTTGATACAGATGGTATTTTGCAGTACAGTAAGGAGACAGGGAAATTTGTATATCTATATTATTATAGAAATGAATATATAGTGACTGATGACAAACTTAAACTATTGCACAGAGGTAACACAATTGACACCACTAGTAAAGCTTCACTGAAAATTGAATATATAAAATCTAAAAACCAACGTACATTTTCAAACCCTCCATTATTGGTCAACCGCCTTAGCACGCTTCATCGTAATTTACTATTTGTTAATTCTATGCTACCAGGGCGATTTGAGGGAAAAAAAATGTGGCAAAATGCCAATGTAATTGATGTTTATGATATACTCAATAAATCTTATGTAATGAGTTTTTATATCTACAAGGTGGATGGAGAAAAAATAGATGATATGATAGCCACAGATTCACATATCTATATTATTACAGGAAGTAAAATGGTTTCATACAAGTTCAGTGACCTGCTTAAAAATAAAATCAAATTTTAA
- a CDS encoding helix-turn-helix domain-containing protein, with amino-acid sequence MKSPHNRHRMVSMHKMLFEMARGNFNNQIPLSSYDDEIETLVVLVNMVAEELKESAFHSGFVNPYITHRMVTPATFILDENHSIKDVNQGALKILGYDSIEMLSRPIQEFLLDDFTEMSDLEKKALEDLLLSGEIITLNFITYKKLIVSAECSVSRLSEGKFTVLSFIAPFLQLDDAVPESYETKEQKQHNFRKADARLMQRVYDYVLANLAEPLPSIKEIARLFGTNDFKLKDGFRYFFHTSVYKFYTEQRLKRAYLMIEQTDIPLKNISFMSGFNSYPNFSKSFKKQFGLSPKEIGRNKTGDLFLSEKD; translated from the coding sequence ATGAAAAGCCCTCACAACCGCCATCGGATGGTATCGATGCACAAGATGTTATTTGAAATGGCAAGGGGCAATTTCAATAACCAAATCCCTTTGAGCAGTTATGACGACGAAATTGAAACCCTGGTCGTCCTTGTCAACATGGTAGCGGAAGAACTTAAGGAGTCAGCTTTTCATTCAGGTTTTGTCAATCCATATATTACTCACAGGATGGTGACACCTGCAACTTTTATCTTAGATGAAAATCATTCTATAAAGGATGTGAATCAAGGGGCTTTGAAAATTTTGGGCTATGATTCGATAGAGATGCTCAGCAGGCCAATACAGGAATTTTTGCTAGACGACTTCACAGAAATGTCTGATTTAGAGAAAAAAGCGCTAGAGGATCTTCTTCTATCAGGTGAAATCATTACGCTAAATTTCATAACATATAAAAAGCTGATCGTAAGTGCCGAATGCTCGGTGTCAAGATTGTCTGAAGGTAAGTTTACAGTACTTAGCTTCATAGCTCCCTTTCTCCAGCTTGATGACGCTGTTCCGGAATCATACGAAACAAAAGAGCAAAAGCAGCATAATTTTAGAAAAGCCGATGCGCGCCTGATGCAGCGAGTTTACGATTATGTACTAGCGAATTTGGCGGAGCCTTTGCCTTCAATAAAAGAAATTGCCAGGCTTTTTGGGACAAATGATTTTAAACTCAAAGACGGATTCCGGTATTTTTTCCATACAAGCGTCTACAAGTTTTATACCGAACAGCGGCTTAAACGGGCTTACCTAATGATTGAGCAAACTGATATTCCTTTGAAAAACATTTCGTTTATGAGCGGTTTTAATAGTTATCCTAACTTTTCCAAATCATTTAAAAAACAATTTGGGCTCTCCCCAAAAGAAATAGGCCGAAACAAAACAGGTGATCTTTTTTTAAGCGAAAAAGATTAA